A window of Lagopus muta isolate bLagMut1 chromosome 16, bLagMut1 primary, whole genome shotgun sequence contains these coding sequences:
- the ADA gene encoding adenosine deaminase: MERGVRVFGEPKVELHIHLDGAIRPETILHFGKKRGVPLPGSTVDDLMKHVSYEAPLSLKLFLEKFKHYMPAIAGDREAVRRIAYELVETKAKEGVIYVEVRYSPHLLANCRVEPIPWGQAEGDLTPEEVVNLVNQGLQDGERDFRIKARSILCCMRHMPSWSPEVVELCKKYQNNSVVAIDLAGDEMLKASSDHKKAYEEAERCGIHRTVHAGEAGPAAMIKEAVYLLKAERIGHGYHVLEDPELYRELLKTRMHFEVCPWSSYLTGACLPDFRKHPVVQFKKDQANYSINTDDPLIFNSTIDKDYSIMKEYMDFTEEDFKRVNINAAQSSFLPEKEKQELLNTLYEAYGMVPAAS, encoded by the exons ATGGAGCGGGGAGTGCGAGTCTTCGGGGAGCCCAAG GTAGAGCTTCACATCCATCTGGATGGAGCCATTCGGCCAGAAACAATCTTACACTTTGGCAA GAAAAGAGGGGTTCCTCTCCCTGGCAGCACCGTTGATGACCTCATGAAGCACGTCAGCTACGAAGCACCGCTATCGCTTAAACTATTTCTAGAGAAATTTAAACACTACATGCCTGCCATTGC GGGGGACCGCGAGGCAGTGCGGAGGATCGCATATGAGCTGGTGGAGACGAAGGCGAAGGAAGGCGTCATCTACGTGGAGGTGCGGTACAGCCCTCACCTGCTGGCCAACTGCCGCGTGGAGCCCATCCCCTGGGGGCAGGCCGA gggagacctcactCCAGAGGAAGTTGTTAACCTCGTAAATCAGGGACTGCAGGATGGAGAAAGGGATTTCCGCATCAAAGCCAGGTCTATTCTATGCTGCATGCGCCATATGCCAA GTTGGTCTCCAGAGGTGGTAGAGCTGTGCAAGAAGTATCAAAACAACTCCGTGGTGGCCATAGACCTGGCTGGGGATGAGATGCTGAAGGCTTCTTCTGATCATAAGAAGGCTTACGAG GAAGCAGAGCGATGCGGCATCCATCGCACCGTCCATGCTGGGGAAGCCGGGCCGGCTGCCATGATCAAGGAG gCCGTGTACCTCCTGAAGGCTGAGCGCATCGGCCACGGCTACCACGTGCTGGAGGACCCCGAGCTGTACAGGGAGCTGCTGAAAACCAGAATGCACTTTGAG GTCTGCCCCTGGTCCAGCTATCTGACTGGAGCATGTCTTCCGGACTTCAGGAAACACCCAGTAGTACA GTTTAAGAAGGATCAAGCTAATTATTCTATCAACACCGATGACCCCCTCATCTTCAATTCCACCATTGACAAGGATTACAGCATAATGAAGGAGTACATGGACTTCACTGAGGAGGATTTCAAGAGAGTG AACATCAATGCAGCTCAGTCCAGCTTCTTacctgagaaagaaaagcaggagctTCTTAATACGCTGTATGAAGCCTATGGGATGGTGCCTGCCGCCTCGTGA